A section of the Paenibacillus aurantius genome encodes:
- a CDS encoding DUF2306 domain-containing protein yields MKRAAGHISRSWWLLLAVSLGVMTPFAAPYLTLDPERSRVTIDSVAIQYPLLVAHVGLALAALAAGFPQFLAGLRAARPRLHRITGRIYAGCVFASGILAVPLAFYEPDYTRAASFLALAAAWLFTTGHGWRAALCGDWEAHRRWMTRSFGVTLAAVSARLLVPLLLLLYLALHGFSLPGGREDMIKEVLAVNIWAGLLVNLILVEWYVLGKKRRKE; encoded by the coding sequence ATGAAGCGCGCGGCGGGCCACATCTCGCGAAGCTGGTGGCTCCTCCTCGCCGTATCCCTCGGGGTGATGACTCCCTTCGCCGCGCCCTATTTGACGCTGGATCCGGAGCGCAGCCGGGTCACGATCGACTCCGTCGCCATTCAGTATCCGCTCCTGGTCGCGCACGTCGGGCTTGCCTTGGCCGCCCTAGCGGCCGGGTTCCCTCAGTTTTTGGCGGGGCTGAGGGCGGCCCGGCCCCGGCTTCACCGCATTACCGGCCGAATCTACGCGGGCTGTGTATTCGCAAGCGGCATTCTTGCGGTTCCGCTTGCGTTCTACGAGCCGGACTATACCCGAGCGGCGTCCTTTCTTGCGCTTGCGGCAGCCTGGCTTTTTACGACCGGTCATGGCTGGAGGGCGGCCCTCTGTGGAGATTGGGAAGCCCACCGCCGCTGGATGACCCGCAGCTTCGGCGTTACGCTAGCGGCGGTGAGTGCCCGCCTGCTTGTCCCCCTGCTGCTTCTGCTGTACCTGGCCCTTCACGGGTTTAGCTTGCCGGGAGGGCGGGAGGACATGATTAAAGAGGTTCTTGCCGTCAACATTTGGGCAGGGCTCTTGGTCAATCTGATTCTCGTGGAATGGTATGTTCTCGGGAAGAAACGGAGGAAGGAGTGA
- a CDS encoding YdcF family protein — MYLSELDVEQAEADLIHRAVFAGLEDDGKMGDLILVFGSIRAPELRVPKAVELYKAGRAPLILMSGGTSTIPEALAMKEAAVKLGVKEEAVWTETRSTNTKENALLSRKMLDQRYGLDRIRRILLVTNAFHMRRCYLTMKTWMPEWIDYSFCRVEDRNTRPDNWHLQEKGRRRVYREAEKLALYTRTKEIVDMEI, encoded by the coding sequence ATGTACCTGTCGGAACTGGACGTGGAGCAAGCCGAGGCGGACCTGATTCACCGTGCGGTATTTGCCGGTTTGGAGGATGACGGCAAGATGGGGGATCTGATTCTCGTTTTCGGGAGCATCCGGGCCCCGGAGCTTCGCGTTCCGAAGGCGGTGGAGCTCTATAAGGCGGGGCGGGCCCCTCTTATTCTCATGTCGGGCGGAACCTCCACGATCCCCGAAGCGCTGGCTATGAAAGAGGCCGCCGTGAAGCTGGGAGTGAAGGAAGAGGCCGTCTGGACGGAAACCCGCTCGACCAATACGAAGGAGAATGCCCTCTTGTCCCGCAAGATGCTCGACCAGCGTTACGGGCTCGACCGGATCCGCCGGATCCTGCTCGTGACCAATGCTTTTCATATGAGGCGCTGTTACCTGACGATGAAGACCTGGATGCCGGAGTGGATCGACTACAGCTTCTGCCGCGTGGAGGACCGGAACACCCGGCCGGACAACTGGCATCTTCAGGAGAAGGGACGCCGGAGGGTGTACCGGGAAGCGGAGAAGCTGGCGTTATATACCCGGACGAAGGAGATCGTGGACATGGAGATATGA